The proteins below are encoded in one region of Silene latifolia isolate original U9 population chromosome 2, ASM4854445v1, whole genome shotgun sequence:
- the LOC141641817 gene encoding uncharacterized protein LOC141641817, producing the protein MNGSLCFAHDQRAKGDKFASRSRKCVFMGYPMGKKCRYLYDLDTEGFFVSRDVVFYEDQFPFKNDVAPHSSSTTSSNEYVVDWECDDVPDSQPTTTRVQAEEPGTVVHTGVDIAPNTAAGEGEVSGSDGTVVNNNGCGETVLGRGHRTKIPNKNLRDYVLDSTLQNSPSDALQVTVPSSVSGMSYPLVNYIVCNKFSVEHRAYLAAIASNKEPRSFKEVVKDEGWRKAMETEMNVLIENGTWTLEPLPARKKALGSK; encoded by the coding sequence atGAATGGTTCGTTGTGTTTTGCTCATGACCAACGGGCCAAGGGTGACAAGTTCGCCAGTCGTAGTCGTAAGTGTGTTTTTATGGGGTATCCCATGGGAAAGAAATGTAGGTATTTGTATGACCTCGACACAGAAGGGTTCTTTGTGTCCCGCGATGTGGTATTCTACGAAGACCAATTTCCATTCAAAAATGATGTCGCACCTCATTCGTCCTCTACTACTTCGTCTAATGAGTATGTTGTCGATTGGGAGTGTGACGATGTCCCGGATAGTCAACCCACTACCACGCGTGTTCAAGCCGAGGAGCCTGGTACGGTAGTGCATACCGGTGTAGACATCGCTCCTAATACAGCTGCTGGGGAAGGTGAGGTGTCCGGTAGTGATGGGACCGTTGTTAATAACAATGGTTGTGGTGAAACGGTGCTGGGTCGTGGACATCGTACTAAGATTCCCAACAAGAATCTCCGTGATTATGTTCTTGATAGTACTCTCCAAAACAGTCCATCCGACGCTCTACAGGTCACCGTTCCATCATCTGTCTCAGGTATGTCGTATCCCTTAGTTAATTATATTGTATGTAACAAGTTTTCTGTGGAACATCGCGCGTACTTGGCAGCTATAGCTTCGAATAAAGAACCACGTTCGTTTAAAGAAGTTGTCAAAGATGAAGGTTGGCGTAAGGCGATGGAAACAGAAATGAATGTTTTGATCGAGAATGGTACTTGGACCTTAGAGCCGCTACCTGCGAGAAAGAAAGCACTTGGTAGCAAGTAG